A genomic window from Fusarium oxysporum Fo47 chromosome VIII, complete sequence includes:
- a CDS encoding major facilitator superfamily domain-containing protein: MHNQTINDIENSISLDDPQSPPSIPDGLKEEDRPVNWPSSKKWSIVVSTSLATFVVSFGSSVYSAAIPHIQARFSVSPDTALLGITLYVIGFALGPMAWGPASELYGKRRPLFLGYTVFCICQIPCALAQNMPLLLAFRFLSGLAGSSSLAILGGMYVDFLRRPAERGISTAVFSVATFCGPTVGPIVGNLATLKLGWRWTAWLTLIGGLVFGSVAFLLTPETSEVVILRQRSKGNTSVTPSRIYRPERGISIFLQSYLTKPVRMFLREPILIFFTIYMSLAYGIIYLTFTMYPFAFVTVRGWSRMDGSLPFVGMTIGVILACIGIALHSIYYIQQSRVHVPERRLPPMIAGSIFLSAGIFWFGWTSSTSVHWLAQAAAGVFLGSGSILVLMSGVVYLIEVYLVHANSALAINNFLRCVIAATFPLYATDLLVNAGLGVGGSVIASICLALSPVAFLFWRYGRTIRQWSKFTED, translated from the exons ATGCACAATCAAACTATCAACGATATCGAGAACTCCATCTCTCTTGATGACCCTCAAAGTCCACCCTCCATCCCCGATGGCCTCAAAGAAGAGGACAGACCCGTCAACTGGCCCTCCTCCAAAAAATGGTCTATCGTAGTCAGCACCTCTCTCGCAACCTTTGTCGTCTCCTTCGGCAGCAGCGTCTACTCAGCTGCCATCCCACACATCCAAGCCCGATTCAGCGTCTCACCCGACACCGCCCTACTAGGCATCACACTCTACGTTATCGGCTTCGCCCTTGGTCCGATGGCATGGGGTCCCGCGTCGGAACTGTACGGCAAGCGACGACCCCTGTTTCTCGGCTACACTGTCTTCTGCATCTGCCAAATCCCCTGTGCACTCGCGCAAAACATGCCTCTACTCTTGGCGTTTCGATTCCTCTCCGGTCTAGCTGGTTCTTCGAGCCTGGCGATTCTGGGGGGTATGTATGTCGACTTCCTCCGCAGACCTGCGGAGCGAGGAATTTCCACGGCGGTTTTCAGCGTTGCGACTTTTTGCGGACCGACTGTTGGACCTATTGTTGGAAATCTTGCGACACTCAAGCTAGGCTGGCGATGGACGGCGTGGCTCACTCTGATAGGAGGTCTCGTCTTTGGGAGCGTCGCGTTTCTGCTGACTCCTGAAACGTCCGAGGTGGTGATACTGCGCCAAAGATCTAAGGGGAATACCTCGGTTACCCCATCTCGGATATATCGTCCAGAACGGGGTATATCGATATTTCTACAGAGCTACCTCACAAAGCCAGTCAGGATGTTTTTGCGTGAGCCAATA CTTATCTTCTTCACCATCTACATGAGCCTCGCTTATGGAATTATATACCTCACGTTTACTATGTACCCTTTTGCATTTGTCACAGTCCGCGGATGGTCCCGTATGGACGGAAGTCTTCCGTTTGTTGGGATGACCATAGGGGTGATCCTGGCCTGCATAGGGATTGCTCTGCACAGCATCTACTACATCCAGCAGAGCCGAGTTCATGTGCCGGAACGACGTCTGCCGCCCATGATTGCCGGGTCCATCTTCTTATCCGCAG GCATATTCTGGTTCGGCTGGACTTCGAGCACATCAGTTCATTGGCTGGCacaagctgctgctggggtCTTCCTTGGTAGCGGCTCCATCCTGGTCTTGATGTCTGGCGTGGTCTACCTGATTGAGGTATATCTCGTGCACGCCAATAGTGCCCTGGCCATTAATAATTTCCTACGTTGTGTGATAGCGGCTACGTTTCCTTTGTATGCTACAGACTTGTTAGTGAATGCGGGGCTGGGTGTTGGTGGCTCGGTTATTGCCTCCATCTGTCTCGCCCTCTCACCTgttgcttttcttttctgGCGATATGGTCGCACTATCAGACAGTGGTCAAAGTTTACAGAGGATTGA
- a CDS encoding cytochrome P450, giving the protein MSDSRQIPPGICSLPPLLHCINRLFIKPHFSPLKHLPSPKQGPFLFRLIHEPKVSEIETWMDELPNQGIIRYMGVFNQERIYVASPEAAQELLSSNAYKTIKPELQWILANNIAGHGLLIQEGDHHRQARKRFNPVFSPAQMKKWFPNIWNLAVDAIDILPQHIEREPFAPHSVVGIIELVSAASIDIIGRFGFSTEFQTLQRVTSGQSTKGSSDPKVRFGKAYIEMFKTTKRGQATLRAASLIGPQIALKLPLRAVKTIDSIMALVRDTAEDITTDHERNIEKYVGRPDPDMLTLLMQTGHFSHQDLVEQTVHFFAAATETVAGSTCWAIHLLSRHPDIQDRLRAEIREHVAEPRSDVSQPQLHSLKYLNAVTNEVLRYHSINTLLWREPTQDITLAGERIPQGTKIVFSPWALNRDHAHWGPDARMFNPSRWLDNPSGGADHAYSFLTFGGGPRRCVGEQYARDQLSCFVASLVGRYRFTPVDLQNGSDEGREIGDDFALTLFKIISGWKLNVELVPGW; this is encoded by the exons ATGTCCGACTCTCGGCAGATCCCTCCTGGTATTTGCTCACTTCCGCCAT TACTACACTGCATCAACCGCCTCTTTATCAAACCACACTTCAGCCCCCTCAAGCATCTCCCCTCTCCCAAGCAAGGCCCCTTTCTATTCCGTCTCATACACGAGCCCAAGGTCTCTGAGATAGAAACATGGATGGATGAGCTCCCGAACCAGGGAATCATCAGGTACATGGGAGTCTTCAACCAGGAGCGCATCTATGTTGCCTCCCCTGAAGCCGCGCAGGAGTTGCTATCATCAAATGCTTACAAGACTATCAAGCCTGAGCTTCAGTGGATCCTGGCGAATAACATCGCTGGCCACGGATTGCTGATCCAGGAGGGAGATCACCACAGACAGGCTCGCAAGAGGTTTAATCCGGTGTTTAGTCCTGCTCAGATGAAGAAGTGGTTCCCTAATATCTGGAACTTGGCTGTCGACGCCATTGACATCCTCCCTCAACACATAGAGAGAGAACCCTTTGCCCCACACAGCGTTGTAGGAATCATCGAACTGGTCTCAGCAGCAAGTATCGACATCATCGGTCGTTTCGGCTTCAGCACCGAGTTCCAGACCCTCCAGAGAGTCACATCAGGGCAGAGCACCAAAGGCTCTTCAGATCCAAAGGTCCGCTTTGGCAAAGCCTACATTGAGATGTTCAAGACCACGAAGCGAGGCCAGGCTACCCTCCGTGCTGCGTCCCTCATCGGACCCCAGATCGCGCTGAAGCTGCCTCTGCGAGCGGTCAAGACAATCGATAGTATCATGGCTCTGGTTCGTGATACGGCCGAGGATATAACAACAGACCACGAGCGAAATATTGAGAAATATGTGGGAAGGCCTGATCCGGATATGCTCACGTTGCTGATGCAGACTGGACACTTTTCGCATCAGGACTTGGTTGAGCAGACTGTTCACTTCTTTGCTGCTGCGACAGAGACTGTGGCTGGTTCTACATGCTGGGCCATCCACTTGCTCTCCAGACACCCCGATATCCAAGACCGTCTGCGAGCGGAGATCAGGGAGCATGTAGCCGAGCCTCGATCAGATGTTAGCCAGCCTCAACTGCACAGCCTGAAATATCTCAACGCTGTCACAAACGAGGTACTACGCTACCACTCCATCAACACCCTCCTCTGGCGCGAGCCAACACAGGACATCACCCTTGCAGGAGAGCGAATACCCCAAGGCACAAAGATTGTCTTTTCGCCGTGGGCGCTGAACCGCGACCATGCGCACTGGGGACCTGATGCGCGGATGTTCAATCCATCGAGATGGCTGGATAATCCCAGCGGCGGAGCGGACCACGCGTACTCGTTTCTGACGTTTGGGGGTGGTCCGCGGCGTTGCGTCGGTGAGCAATATGCTAGAGATCAACTGTCCTGTTTTGTTGCGAGCCTCGTTGGACGGTATAGGTTTACTCCTGTTGACTTGCAGAATGGGTCGGATGAGGGGAGGGAGATAGGAGATGATTTTGCGTTGACGCTGTTTAAGATTATTTCGGGGTGGAAGTTGAATGTTGAGTTGGTTCCTGGATGGTGA
- a CDS encoding ADP-ribosylation factor family-domain-containing protein, producing MLPHHTHQDGGIADAGTEFSLEQDPVAPQLSRSAQRSTTSPSGSKIPRFFRLSNGAKKSQSSNPPDDVATDTNYSTEGKSHPVPKAKRTVQVKRGNKLLRLFGVERTSVHDLQVITVDEFPDGEAETQYEKYIDYLRNAPPEKNPLGHFRKISRMLMPQRALASKMGRESQDLPVPFIQFTGLYDEGEVMFLHAALFRQIGFLADEGIEVETLNANPGTLCGALVAIGTGNNRRISTIGGVIESSDEYLALTTSHRSNDTVDASSRIKSFFSMLDVKLDEGEYGDDIPPPLVVDTVSTHQRPTEQLLDDKAAASTASDRSDAGPLGKVLHIGTDWSLLRLADQLVPPNCIDERLVTLGEQPLEDILNDVVFLSRAASEPEACEVLVCGGRGGLNKLDLTKRPVDLMLPSGVWIRPWKAKHKPALGCKLQRGDSGAWVVNINNRTAYGHIMAVTSDDVLIQPLVDIFQDIQNQKKLEVKIASPFGQLANLAKHYYFSDEHHLAVSLARKALDPVVISQSTEGLQVTAMLQGFMKHTDKGNKFLPKYSRNHLADFLTNLIMCTGRNIDLIRSPTWTDDWTAMFGTPMSMIEHVNYLKGAGGLPTLDEIEAASGRKTVSDQDPPSTHSRVRGVTAQRHRENRASRAQKKIIKQAYDWVSRLFSHSEMQFTMVGLPGCGKSDLLRGITHHDSATASMSTVGFSTTRIQRNGVIAKIWDLSEDVEWRLNWGKYSRGVDGVMFVVDTGDTELLPHVRRQILMLMSQPTLSGVSLIVFGNNCSNQRGLTIEELRKKLELEQIMNGRRVDFWVGDRANFDEFLDFLVKWRNE from the exons ACTTCACCATCAGGATCCAAGATCCCTCGTTTTTTTCGGCTATCTAATGGCGCCAAGAAAAGTCAATCATCGAACCCCCCCGATGATGTTGCGACGGATACGAATTATTCCACAGAAGGGAAAAGTCATCCGGTTCCAAAAGCAAAAAGGACCGTACAGGTAAAGCGTGGCAATAAGCTACTCCGCCTGTTTGGAGTTGAACGTACTTCTGttcatgatcttcaagtTATAACAGTCGACGAGTTCCCTGATGGCGAGGCTGAGACCCAGTACGAGAAATACATCGACTATCTTCGCAATGCGCCTCCAGAGAAAAATCCCTTGGGTCATTTCCGTAAGATCAGCAGAATGCTGATGCCCCAGCGCGCGTTGGCCTCTAAAATGGGTAGAGAAAGTCAGGATCTCCCTGTCCCTTTCATTCAATTCACAGGACTGTACGACGAGGGAGAGGTGATGTTTTTGCATGCGGCATTGTTTCGC CAGATCGGATTCCTGGCAGACGAGGGCATCGAGGTTGAGACACTGAACGCCAATCCAGGCACTCTTTGCGGTGCACTAGTCGCGATCGGTACGGGGAATAACCGCCGAATCAGTACTATCGGCGGCGTTATCGAAAGCAGCGATGAGTATTTGGCTCTCACCACCAGCCACCGTTCTAATGACACAGTTGATGCCTCATCTCGgatcaagagcttcttctctatGCTCGACGTCAAACTTGATGAAGGCGAATACGGGGATGATATTCCTCCGCCGCTCGTGGTAGACACGGTCTCTACCCACCAAAGACCAACTGAGCAACTACTGGATGACAAGGCTGCCGCTAGTACGGCTTCTGATAGATCTGATGCTGGTCCCCTAGGCAAAGTACTACACATTGGAACTGATTGGTCCTTGTTGCGATTGGCCGATCAGCTCGTTCCGCCAAACTGCATTGATGAGAGACTAGTGACGCTGGGTGAACAGCCTCTCGAGGACATTCTGAATGACGTGGTCTTCTTGAGCCGAGCGGCTTCGGAGCCAGAGGCCTGCGAAGTTCTTGTTTGTGGAGGGCGAGGCGGATTGAACAAGCTTGACCTCACAAAGAGACCGGTCGATTTGATGCTCCCTTCAGGGGTTTGGATACGGCCTTGGAAAGCAAAACATAAGCCCGCCTTGGGATGCA AACTACAACGAGGAGATTCCGGTGCTTGGGTCGTGAATATCAACAACCGCACCGCCTATGGCCATATCATGGCTGTCACGTCAGATGACGTATTGATACAACCTCTTGTGGATATCTTCCAGGATATTCAGAATCAGAAGAAACTGGAAGTCAAGATAGCATCGCCGTTTGGGCAGCTAGCAAATCTTGCCAAGCACTACTATTTCAGTGACGAACATCACCTGGCAGTTAGTCTTGCGCGAAAAGCTTTGGATCCAGTAGTGATATCTCAGTCAACTGAGGGACTACAAGTAACAGCCATGCTACAGGGCTTTATGAAGCATACCGACAAAGGGAACAAGTTCCTACCGAAGTATTCCAGAAACCATCTCGCCGACTTCCTTACAAATCTAATAATGTGTACCGGGCGAAACATTGACCTCATTCGCTCCCCTACATGGACCGATGATTGGACAGCTATGTTTGGTACTCCGATGAGTATGATAGAACATGTCAACTATCTGAAAGGAGCTGGAGGCCTGCCGACACTTGATGAAATTGAGGCGGCGTCAGGTCGGAAGACGGTTTCAGATCAGGATCCTCCGAGCACACATTCCCGAGTCAGGGGCGTAACGGCTCAAAGACACCGCGAGAACCGAGCTTCAAGGGCCCAGAAGAAAATTATAAAGCAAGCATATGATTGGGTGTCGAGGCTTTTCAGCCACTCCGAAATGCAATTCACAATGGTCGGACTACCAGGTTGCGGTAAATCAGATCTTCTCCGTGGCATCACACACCATGATTCAGCCACGGCCTCAATGTCCACCGTCGGGTTCAGCACCACACGTATACAACGAAACGGGGTCATCGCGAAGATCTGGGATCTTAGTGAAGATGTTGAGTGGCGGCTGAACTGGGGAAAATACTCTCGAGGAGTCGACGGTGTCATGTTTGTAGTGGACACAGGAGATACAGAGCTTTTACCTCACGTTCGTCGACAGATTCTCATGCTAATGAGTCAGCCTACCCTTTCTGGGGTTTCACTTATAGTATTCGGGAATAATTGTAGTAATCAGAGGGGATTAACGATAGAGGAGTTGAGAAAGAAGTTGGAGTTAGAGCAGATAATGAATGGTCGACGTGTTGATTTCTGGGTTGGTGATAGAGCGAATTTTGATGAGtttctcgacttcttggtTAAGTGGAGGAATGAATAA